The genomic DNA GGGTGGTCATTTACTACTAAATTATTGATCTCTTTTCGACAAGCAAAAATCAATAAACATAAGGTGAAAAGAACGGTGATAAAGGATAAGGTTCGCTTTTTCATCTAAGATTGCGTTAAATTTTTAATAAATTACAGGATATGCAGGTGTTATTGTTCTGAGAATGCCATTATCGACATAATGAGTAGCAGGAGTAATAAAATTTCATAAGATGCAGGCTATTGGTTATGACTAAGTTATAGTTTATTTTATTAAGTACAAATATTAAAAAAATTAATATCTAATATTAGGATTAAACAATTCGTTGTTTTGCCCCTGCCCTAAAAAGAAATCATTTAATCGCATTGAGGCTAAATTATAAAATCGAACTGCAACTATTAAATTAGTAATGATAACAATCGACAATAAGATTATTCCTATCCGTTCCTTGTTTAAATATTTGCTCATTTTTTTTGATTTGTTTTATTTTTAAGGGTTTTTGCAATCGCTTCTATGCTCCATTACTGTTTTGATTTTCCTTTTTAATGTAATCGAATTTTCCCATACGAATGAATGATTATGAGTGTAGAAAGCAAAAAAACAGGTATAAATAACCGACATTCCCAAAACATAGCTCCTAAAGGATAATATCGAATTAGCTTTAACAATTATAGATGCTAATATAAAATAAATGCCAATGGACGACAGATAAGCATACCTATCGGCTATAGCCGAATATCTTGCCAGAGAAAATAGATTGCTTACGACTAGTATGTGTATCAAAAAAAATAAAGTACCAAAAAATATCCATTTTCTTAATAGAAAGCGTTTCAAACAAAACAATGCCACAGGGATGAAAAACGGATATGCCCAAAGCCACATAGGTGGTTTTTCTCCTATTTGAAAAGGATATGGATAGACATATGATAAATTTACCGGGATAAATATTTTGGTAAAATATTCAGAAATAGTGTAAAAAAATAAAAACATTCTGTCGGTAATTGGATAAAATTTTCCGCCTCCAAATACAACCATACCTTGTGATTGCAAACTAGCCAATGCGAAAAGTAAGGATAATACCACAAAGGGCAGCTTTTCATACCACACAATGCCTTCCTTGAAATCCCGTTTGTACACAAAATCAATTAGCAGCATACATACCGGCATAGTCACAGCCTGTTCTTTTGCTCCAAAGGATATTATAAAACCAATAATAACCAGATAGAAGTAAATATTTTTCTTCGTATTGATATATTTAATGTAGCTGATCAACGACATCAGATAAAACATAGCATACAAGAGTACTTTTGATGCAGAAACCCATGCAACAGGCTCCAGATTTACCGGTGCACATGCAAAAAAAATAGTTGTAAAAAACGCAACTTGTGCATTTTTTATTGCAGTATATGAAAACAAGGCCGTACTGATTTTACCAACAAATTTGTAAACAAGTGCGGCGTTTATTAAATGTATAACAAACCCACCAATGTGGTAATACATTGGATTATAATCAAAATTTTCAAAGATTAAGGAATAATATAATTGATTTACCGGAGCATATTGGCCATGATAGAATTCTGTTATTATAGCATATAGGTTTTTTCTGGCTAGTCCATCTTCAGTATAATGATTGGTTACGAAAGTTTGATCATCCCATCCTATAACAAAGCTGAAGTTATGAACCGGCCAAAATATCGCCATTAAAAGGATGGTGATAACCAGTAAATGAAACCAGTTAAAATGCTTTGTGTATAACTCAAAAACTTTAGAAGAGTAAGCCATTAACGGTGAAAGGTTTATAATATGAAGTTAGTTTTTTTCGATATTAGTACAAATAAATTTATTATTTAATACCAAATCTAATATCAATGTTCAATTTGGGATATATCCTTCACAATCGAAAAAAGACTTTTGTACTTCTCTTGATCGGTGTTTTTATATTGTTTTTTTGGTGTTCCTGGACTTATAAGTTAGATATATTACCCGGTTTACATGGTGATGAGGCATGGTCAGGATTAAAAGCGGATCACTTTATCAAACATTCCTTCGACCAAATCACCGGAATGAATCATTATTCAGGAATTTTACAGGCAAGCTTGACCCAAGCCGTCTTTAGTTTTTTTCCCATGAAAGTATTTTATCTCAGGATAGGCGGCGCTTTATTTAACCTTTTGGGATTAATCATTATATGCAGCACCTTGTTACGCCATAAGCATTATTACAGTGCTTTAGCTTTTTTAGCAATTTTTAGTCAATCTGCACTTTACTTAACATCGCCGAGGGTAGCCTGGGAGGTCAATACATTCACGTTATTTTTTCTCTCATTGTTGCTTGTTTCAGCAATCAATATTTATAAAAACAGTCCTCATAGAAGATTTTGGGTATTCATCCTGTTACTTACTAATATCTTGGGCACTTATAATCATATTATTTTTTCGGCTGTTCCTATATCCATTTTTATTGGGTTATGTTTATGGACCTTATACGGAGGTGATTCTAGTGTTAAAAACCTGATAATTGTGTTTGGTATCAGTATTGGAAATATAATTACATTATTTTTTTTGATGAAGTTTTTCCAATTCCCAATCTTATTATTCATTCGTTTTATCCCATTTGTCGTTGGTGGAGTGCTAATTGCTGAGTATTGGCTATTAAACAAGCTTTCTGATATTTCTTTAAAACTTCCGCCACCTAACTACTTTCAATTTTCAATCAAAGTTTTACTCCTGACCTCCATATTGCTTTTTTTTATATTCCATGGAAAAGCTTTTTTTGAAGTTCTAACAGGATATAAAATTTTTCTCCAAAACTATTCGTACGAAAGCTCCTTCCTTTTCCGTGCTTTGTTTATTGCATGTGCAGTCGTATTTATCTTTTATCTTTTTAAATATCTATGGCAAGATTTTCAGAATAGTGGATCTTCACTATATGCATTTTTGATAATTACGTATTTAGGCGTAATCAATCTGTACACAGTAAAAACATCTTTCAGGTATTATCTCGTGATTTATGCTCTTGTTGGTATTTATATGGCGTTTAAGTTGAGTGTTAATGTTAAAGGGGCAATCCCGTTAATCATCACGCTGGTTTTATCTTTTGGTCTAATGAATACTATTCAATTAGAGGTTTTTACAAGCAAAGAAACGCAGATACGAGCAGTTAACTTCAGAATAGGGAATGGTCAGATTGAAACTTCCGCCCATTTTTTACCCAAAGAGCCTTTGCTACATTTCCTTCGAAATAACAGGGTTGGTTATATTAATTATCTTAATGATAATTCATATTTTCTGGTTTTGCCTATTGAATTTTATAAATTGAACCGGTCTTGGAAGGAAGATATAAATAACAAAATATCTGTTGATTATGATTATGTCAATTATAGGAATGGATATATTTACTATTTAGAGCACTAACTATTTAAACTCATAAACAAAGATCTGTGAATTATTTAGCGAAGGTTTATAGAAATTATAAATCATTGTAGTCAACTCAGGGATGTTTTGATAAACTTTTATCAGACCTATACTTTTCATAAATCTAAGCGACTGGGGGCCTGTAATATCGTTTTTATAAATTATTAAGAGATTTTTGTATTGCCGCTTTTTATGTTCTAAAAGGTCGGATTGCCAAATAGTAGTTATCCGGTCGATGTGTAGCCCCGAACTACTATAGTAGGAATTTTTGGGTATTACCCAATCAACATATGGGTTAATACCTCCATTCATTATTAGATTAGTCTTATCCTCTTTATAATTTCTGTGAATATATTCAGTAACTACCGTTTCGTTTAATCCAGCACCTGTAGATGCTATTGCGAAAAGACCGACAATGTTAATAACGAAGAACAAGCTCCAGATAAAGCCGATTACATATTTTTCATGAGTCGGCTTGAGTTTTATCCGGATTATATTTTTATAAAGTTTTTGGTAGGACAAGATTAATAATAAGGGGGAGAGATTAACTAAGGGGAATAAAAATCTTAACTCCTTGTGGGGAATTATTGAATGAATAATTATAAATGGTATAATAACCCAAAATAGCAAGTTTTTAGCATCGTAATACAAAAGTGTAAAAAAGGCAATAATAATTAATATACCGAACAAGATGCTAGGAGCATTTAGAATGTAAAGAGCATATTGATAAAATGGAGAGGTTCCGAACTTATTAGAGACACCCTGAATTAAATTTACATAAAAATAATTATAAATAGAAAATGTGAATTTACCATACAGCCAATAG from Mucilaginibacter inviolabilis includes the following:
- a CDS encoding mannosyltransferase, coding for MKGISSSMFIPQTKKTNFFVFIVLLFYLFVAFKSSGYIQPDEHYQIIEFANYKLGLLPVDRLAWEFRSEIRSGLQPMICYVLFKLFGYLKVTDGYDLAFLLRAVTAIFSVIVIRQFIEAYRPCVAKSLQVYFIFLSYLLWFLPYINIRFSSETWSGLFLMLTLTAIQKYRYQEYKKSYFIIGLLLGISIIFRYQSALFVIGILFWFVFVKKIKIQNFLTILLAVLLVMATGLVIDYWLYGKFTFSIYNYFYVNLIQGVSNKFGTSPFYQYALYILNAPSILFGILIIIAFFTLLYYDAKNLLFWVIIPFIIIHSIIPHKELRFLFPLVNLSPLLLILSYQKLYKNIIRIKLKPTHEKYVIGFIWSLFFVINIVGLFAIASTGAGLNETVVTEYIHRNYKEDKTNLIMNGGINPYVDWVIPKNSYYSSSGLHIDRITTIWQSDLLEHKKRQYKNLLIIYKNDITGPQSLRFMKSIGLIKVYQNIPELTTMIYNFYKPSLNNSQIFVYEFK